One region of Cetobacterium somerae ATCC BAA-474 genomic DNA includes:
- the pth gene encoding aminoacyl-tRNA hydrolase produces MKLIVGLGNPGKEYERTRHNVGFDIIDEFAEKNGFNPFKEKFQGLLTEKTVNGEKVILLKPQTYMNLSGNSIVQVVKFYKIDPVEDLVVVYDDMDLPLGKLRVKMNGSAGGHNGIKSIISHLGQDFMRVKCGIGKAKNKDENINFVLGRFTKEESEVVNPMFLSVISLLDDVLKNTQIDKIMQKYNKK; encoded by the coding sequence ATGAAGTTAATAGTTGGATTAGGAAATCCTGGAAAAGAGTATGAAAGAACAAGACATAATGTTGGATTTGATATAATTGATGAGTTTGCAGAAAAAAATGGATTCAATCCATTTAAAGAAAAATTTCAAGGATTATTAACAGAAAAAACAGTGAATGGAGAAAAAGTAATTTTATTAAAACCTCAAACATATATGAATTTAAGTGGTAACTCAATAGTTCAGGTTGTTAAATTTTATAAAATAGATCCAGTGGAAGATTTAGTTGTTGTTTATGATGATATGGATTTACCTTTAGGAAAATTAAGAGTAAAAATGAACGGAAGTGCTGGTGGTCACAATGGAATAAAATCTATAATATCACACTTAGGACAGGACTTTATGAGAGTAAAATGTGGAATAGGAAAAGCAAAAAATAAAGATGAAAATATTAATTTTGTTTTAGGTAGGTTTACAAAAGAGGAGTCAGAGGTTGTAAATCCTATGTTTTTAAGTGTGATTTCTTTATTAGATGATGTATTGAAAAACACTCAAATAGACAAAATCATGCAGAAATATAACAAAAAGTAA
- the rsxC gene encoding electron transport complex subunit RsxC has translation MKFFGFKGGVHPPENKIQTENQAVEILAAPKMVFIPLLQHIGVPLTPCVEIGERVLKGQIIADSEAFLSVPVHASVSGTVKKIENLPFPLMGNVQTIVIENDEQEEWTTLEKLPEWKNSTKEELLKVIRSKGIVGLGGAAFPTHVKLNPPADVKIEVLLLNGAECEPYLNSDNRVMIEEPSKVIEGIKIMKHILNVDSAVIGIEDNKPEAIEAMRKACQGTNIEVMPLKTMYPQGGEKSLIKAILNKEVPSGKLPSAVGVVVNNTTTAAAIYDAIVNGLPLIDKVVTVTGKGIEQPKNLKAVIGTPISMLLENCGYKEEVVEKIVMGGPMMGMAQLTLEVPVIKGTSGLLALTKQETNYCKPKACIGCGKCVDACPMSLEPIMYARLAEFSQWEEMAKYHLMDCIECGSCAYICPANRPLTEAIKIGKAKLRTMKK, from the coding sequence ATGAAATTCTTCGGATTCAAAGGGGGAGTACATCCACCTGAAAATAAGATCCAAACAGAAAATCAAGCTGTAGAGATTTTAGCAGCACCAAAAATGGTTTTCATCCCACTTCTTCAGCACATAGGGGTTCCTTTAACGCCTTGCGTAGAGATTGGAGAAAGAGTTTTAAAGGGACAAATAATAGCTGACTCAGAAGCTTTTTTATCAGTTCCTGTACATGCATCAGTAAGTGGAACGGTAAAAAAAATTGAAAATTTACCATTTCCATTAATGGGGAATGTACAAACAATTGTAATTGAAAATGATGAGCAAGAAGAGTGGACAACTCTTGAAAAACTGCCTGAGTGGAAAAATTCAACTAAAGAAGAGTTGTTAAAAGTAATAAGATCTAAAGGAATTGTAGGTCTTGGAGGAGCAGCTTTCCCAACACACGTAAAATTAAATCCACCAGCAGATGTAAAAATAGAGGTATTATTACTAAACGGAGCTGAGTGTGAGCCATATTTAAACTCTGACAATAGAGTTATGATTGAAGAGCCTTCAAAAGTTATAGAAGGTATAAAAATAATGAAACATATATTAAATGTAGATAGTGCTGTTATTGGAATTGAAGATAATAAGCCAGAAGCAATAGAAGCTATGAGAAAAGCTTGCCAAGGAACAAATATAGAAGTTATGCCACTGAAGACAATGTATCCACAAGGTGGAGAAAAATCATTAATAAAAGCTATATTGAACAAAGAGGTACCATCAGGAAAGCTACCTTCAGCAGTTGGTGTAGTTGTTAACAATACAACGACAGCAGCAGCGATATATGATGCTATTGTAAATGGATTACCTTTAATAGATAAAGTTGTAACTGTTACTGGAAAAGGGATAGAGCAACCTAAAAATTTAAAAGCTGTTATAGGAACACCTATATCAATGCTTTTAGAAAATTGTGGATATAAAGAAGAAGTAGTAGAAAAAATAGTTATGGGTGGACCTATGATGGGTATGGCTCAATTAACTTTAGAGGTGCCTGTTATAAAAGGAACTTCAGGATTGCTAGCTTTAACGAAACAAGAAACAAACTATTGTAAGCCGAAAGCTTGTATAGGTTGTGGAAAATGTGTTGATGCATGTCCAATGTCATTAGAACCAATAATGTATGCTAGATTAGCAGAGTTTTCGCAATGGGAAGAGATGGCAAAATACCATTTGATGGATTGTATTGAGTGTGGTTCTTGTGCTTATATATGTCCAGCTAATAGACCACTAACAGAAGCAATAAAAATTGGAAAAGCTAAACTTAGAACAATGAAAAAGTAG
- a CDS encoding RnfABCDGE type electron transport complex subunit D, producing MAKILKMGPSPHIRTKETVDDVMYDVIIALLPALLAACYFFGIRAIVVTAVSILSCMVTEFVCQKLMKQDVQIFDGSAIITGILYAFVIPPYMSLVYVIVGAVVSIALGKMVFGGLGHNIFNPALVGRAFVQASWPVAITTFMYDDVGGATLLDAMKRGLPTDNALIESGNLYLNTFIGRMGGCLGETSVLALLLGGAYLIYKKQIDWKVPAIMIGTVFAASLIAGADPFLHIFSGGLFLGAFFMATDMVTSPHTPKGRAIFAFGIGVLVSLIRFKGGYPEGVAYSILIMNGFVPLINRYTSPKKFGEVK from the coding sequence GTGGCAAAAATTTTAAAAATGGGGCCATCGCCTCATATCAGAACTAAGGAAACTGTTGATGATGTAATGTATGATGTAATTATAGCATTACTTCCAGCACTTTTAGCAGCGTGCTATTTTTTTGGAATTAGAGCAATAGTAGTAACAGCGGTATCTATTTTATCTTGTATGGTAACTGAGTTTGTATGTCAAAAATTAATGAAACAAGATGTACAAATTTTTGATGGAAGTGCTATTATAACAGGAATTTTATATGCTTTTGTAATACCACCATATATGTCTTTAGTATATGTTATAGTTGGAGCTGTAGTATCAATAGCTCTTGGAAAAATGGTATTTGGTGGATTAGGGCATAACATATTCAATCCGGCTTTAGTTGGAAGAGCATTTGTTCAAGCATCTTGGCCAGTTGCAATAACAACATTTATGTATGATGATGTTGGAGGAGCTACTCTTTTAGATGCAATGAAAAGAGGGTTACCAACAGATAATGCCTTAATAGAAAGTGGAAATCTTTATTTAAATACATTTATAGGTAGAATGGGTGGATGTTTAGGAGAAACATCTGTTTTAGCTCTTCTTCTAGGTGGGGCATATTTAATCTATAAAAAGCAAATAGATTGGAAAGTACCAGCAATAATGATTGGAACAGTATTTGCAGCTTCTCTTATAGCTGGAGCAGATCCATTTTTACATATCTTCTCAGGAGGATTATTTTTAGGAGCATTCTTTATGGCAACAGATATGGTAACATCACCTCATACACCAAAAGGAAGAGCTATTTTTGCTTTTGGTATAGGAGTTTTAGTATCATTAATTAGATTTAAAGGTGGTTATCCAGAGGGAGTTGCTTATTCAATTCTTATAATGAATGGATTTGTACCTTTAATTAATAGATATACAAGCCCTAAAAAATTTGGGGAGGTAAAATAA
- a CDS encoding RnfABCDGE type electron transport complex subunit G, which translates to MERNRFVHYGIVLTLIASISAGILSVVNGATQKVIKENEKAAVNAARIMVLPKAESFDENAIVKVDELEFIPGNGSNGKPVGYVVTISQPGYAANIDFVLGIDRRGRVTGLNIIGSQETPGLGSKILDPEWQKKAIGKDASYEFNKSADGFAGATISPNAVYTGIKRALNSFNSGVNKK; encoded by the coding sequence ATGGAAAGAAATAGATTTGTACATTATGGTATTGTTTTAACACTAATAGCGTCAATCTCTGCTGGAATTTTATCTGTAGTTAACGGTGCAACACAAAAAGTTATAAAAGAAAACGAAAAAGCAGCAGTAAATGCAGCAAGAATAATGGTTTTGCCAAAAGCTGAATCATTTGATGAGAATGCAATAGTAAAAGTAGATGAACTAGAATTTATCCCTGGAAATGGATCAAATGGAAAGCCTGTTGGATATGTAGTAACAATTTCTCAGCCAGGTTATGCTGCTAATATAGATTTTGTATTAGGAATTGATAGAAGAGGAAGAGTAACTGGATTAAACATAATAGGAAGTCAGGAAACACCTGGGCTAGGATCAAAAATATTAGATCCAGAGTGGCAAAAGAAAGCTATTGGAAAAGATGCTTCTTATGAATTTAATAAATCAGCAGATGGCTTTGCAGGAGCTACAATATCACCAAATGCTGTTTATACAGGAATTAAAAGAGCTCTAAATAGTTTTAATAGTGGGGTGAATAAAAAATAA
- a CDS encoding RnfABCDGE type electron transport complex subunit E: protein MAKSNKEILLNGIIKENPVFVLLLGLCPTLGVTSSSINGMAMGLATMSVIVFSNMLISMIKSFIPDKVRIPAFIMVIASLVTIVEMVMKAYLPDLYKVLGLFIPLIVVNCIVLGRAESFASKNTVFKSILDGIGAGLGFTLALTLLGTIREILGNGTAFGISVTPASFTPALIFILAPGAFITIGFIIATQNYIKARKSGVK, encoded by the coding sequence ATGGCAAAATCAAATAAAGAGATATTATTAAATGGAATAATAAAAGAAAATCCAGTATTTGTACTTTTACTTGGATTATGTCCAACACTAGGAGTTACATCATCATCAATAAATGGTATGGCAATGGGACTTGCAACAATGTCAGTAATTGTTTTTTCAAATATGTTAATATCAATGATAAAAAGCTTTATTCCTGATAAAGTTAGAATTCCAGCATTCATAATGGTAATAGCATCATTAGTTACTATAGTTGAGATGGTTATGAAAGCATATTTACCAGATTTATATAAAGTTTTAGGATTATTTATTCCTCTGATTGTTGTTAACTGTATTGTACTTGGTAGAGCTGAAAGTTTTGCTTCAAAGAATACTGTATTTAAATCAATATTAGATGGAATTGGAGCGGGATTAGGATTTACATTAGCTCTAACTCTTTTAGGAACAATTAGAGAGATATTAGGAAATGGAACAGCTTTTGGAATATCTGTAACACCAGCTTCATTTACACCAGCTTTAATATTTATATTAGCACCTGGTGCGTTTATAACAATAGGATTTATAATCGCTACTCAGAACTATATTAAAGCTAGAAAGAGTGGGGTGAAATAA
- the rsxA gene encoding electron transport complex subunit RsxA, producing MDFAKIFSLIITAIFIQNIIFAKFLGICPFMGVSKKVESSIGMGMAVTFVMSLASGVTWTIYNYLLVPLQLEYLQTIAFILIIASLVQFVEMAIQKTSPNLYKALGVFLPLITTNCAVLGIAILNIQQEYNFIESVINGAAVAIGFTLALVLLAGIRERIEYAAIPGPFKGVPIAFISAGLLAMAFMGFSGMQI from the coding sequence ATGGATTTTGCAAAAATATTTAGTTTAATAATAACAGCAATTTTTATTCAAAATATAATATTTGCTAAATTTTTAGGAATTTGTCCATTTATGGGAGTTTCTAAAAAAGTTGAATCATCAATTGGAATGGGTATGGCAGTAACATTTGTTATGTCACTAGCTTCAGGAGTAACATGGACAATTTATAACTATTTATTAGTACCGTTACAATTAGAGTATTTACAAACAATAGCTTTTATATTAATAATAGCTTCGTTAGTACAATTTGTAGAGATGGCAATTCAAAAGACTTCACCGAATTTATATAAAGCTTTGGGAGTTTTTCTACCACTAATAACAACAAACTGTGCTGTGTTAGGTATTGCTATTTTAAATATTCAACAAGAGTATAACTTTATTGAGTCTGTTATAAATGGAGCAGCAGTAGCAATTGGATTTACATTAGCTCTAGTTTTATTAGCAGGAATAAGAGAAAGAATAGAATATGCAGCTATTCCAGGACCATTTAAAGGAGTTCCTATAGCATTTATTTCAGCAGGACTTTTAGCAATGGCTTTTATGGGATTCAGCGGAATGCAAATATAG
- a CDS encoding RnfABCDGE type electron transport complex subunit B, translating to MESILFPVLSLGGTGLAMGLFLAYASKKFEVKVDEKVEAIQGILPGINCGACGYPGCSGYAEAIALNGAEMTACSPGGPAVAAEIAKVMGATVDLSGPKMVAKLLCQGDCTKTTKTYEFEGELTTCSAINLYAGGDKSCKYGCLGYGDCVKVCPVNAITVTEKGIVNIDEEKCVSCKKCVSTCPKRLIEMLPMNKRVTVNCMSRDKGVVARKACTVACIACGLCQKACPVDAIEIKNNVARIDPEKCVECGLCAVKCPTKAINSEVKEIKKAEIIEEKCIGCTACARVCPVKCIEGEVKQKHKIDQSKCIGCQLCYDKCKFSAIKINIQNL from the coding sequence ATGGAATCAATATTATTTCCTGTTTTATCGTTAGGAGGAACAGGGTTAGCAATGGGACTATTTTTAGCCTATGCTTCTAAGAAGTTTGAAGTGAAGGTTGATGAAAAAGTAGAAGCTATTCAAGGAATACTTCCTGGAATAAACTGTGGAGCATGTGGATACCCAGGATGTTCTGGTTACGCAGAAGCAATTGCTCTAAATGGAGCAGAAATGACAGCATGTTCACCAGGAGGACCAGCAGTTGCAGCAGAAATAGCAAAAGTTATGGGAGCGACTGTTGACTTATCAGGACCTAAAATGGTAGCAAAGCTACTATGTCAAGGAGATTGTACTAAAACAACAAAGACATATGAGTTTGAAGGTGAATTAACAACTTGTTCTGCAATAAATCTATATGCAGGTGGAGATAAATCTTGTAAATACGGTTGCTTAGGATATGGAGATTGTGTTAAGGTTTGTCCAGTAAATGCAATAACAGTTACTGAAAAAGGAATTGTGAATATAGATGAAGAGAAATGTGTATCATGCAAAAAGTGTGTTTCAACATGCCCAAAAAGATTAATAGAGATGTTACCAATGAATAAAAGAGTAACAGTTAATTGTATGTCAAGAGATAAAGGTGTAGTTGCTAGAAAAGCTTGTACAGTAGCATGTATAGCTTGTGGACTTTGCCAGAAAGCTTGTCCAGTAGATGCAATTGAAATAAAAAATAATGTTGCAAGAATAGATCCGGAAAAATGTGTAGAGTGTGGATTGTGTGCTGTAAAGTGTCCAACTAAAGCTATAAATAGTGAAGTTAAAGAGATAAAAAAAGCAGAAATAATTGAAGAAAAATGTATTGGATGTACAGCATGTGCTAGAGTTTGTCCAGTTAAATGTATAGAGGGAGAAGTTAAGCAAAAACATAAAATTGATCAGTCTAAGTGTATAGGGTGTCAATTGTGCTATGATAAATGTAAATTCTCAGCTATAAAAATCAATATTCAGAATTTGTAA
- a CDS encoding RidA family protein: MKKVINTSKAPAAIGPYSQAIEVNGTLYVSGQIPFVPETMTVISDDVKEQTRQSLENVKAILEEAGYSLKDVVKAGVFIKDMNDFASINEVYAEYLGEVKPARACVEVARLPRDVKVEIEVIAVK, translated from the coding sequence ATGAAGAAAGTTATCAACACTAGTAAAGCTCCTGCAGCTATTGGTCCTTACTCACAAGCAATTGAAGTAAATGGAACTTTATATGTTTCTGGACAAATTCCATTTGTTCCTGAGACTATGACTGTTATATCAGATGATGTTAAAGAGCAAACTAGACAATCATTAGAAAATGTTAAAGCTATTTTAGAAGAAGCTGGATATTCATTAAAAGATGTTGTTAAAGCTGGAGTTTTCATTAAAGATATGAACGATTTTGCTTCTATTAATGAAGTTTATGCTGAGTATTTAGGAGAGGTTAAACCTGCTAGAGCATGTGTTGAGGTTGCTAGATTACCTAGAGATGTTAAGGTTGAAATCGAAGTTATCGCTGTAAAATAA
- a CDS encoding PTS sugar transporter subunit IIC, producing the protein MELLKGTVLLLLVLAFFTGFSLKAPRGMKAMGALAGAATASFLVEAFQLYVGGDLLGIKFLGEVGASAGSMGGVAAAILVPLALGVSPVYAVLLGVVCGGMGIIPGFIAGYVMSFIIPKLEEKIPDGLDLIVIICLAAPLGRGIAQFVSPGVTFALQTIGDIIIAAQSASPYVMAFILGGVITVVATAPISSMALTAMLGLTGLPMAIGALAVMASSFMNFVFFDRMKFGDRSTTIAVAIEPLTQADIISANPIPVFTTNFIGGGIAGMIVNYFGLINNATGTATPIAGFAVMFGFNPAKEVLITAGLCAVAGIATGYVGSIIFKNYKIKTVAEIRG; encoded by the coding sequence ATGGAATTATTAAAAGGTACAGTGTTATTATTATTGGTTTTAGCATTCTTTACTGGATTTAGCTTAAAAGCACCAAGAGGAATGAAAGCTATGGGTGCTCTAGCAGGAGCAGCAACAGCAAGTTTCCTAGTAGAAGCTTTCCAATTATATGTTGGTGGAGATCTTTTAGGAATTAAGTTTTTAGGAGAGGTTGGAGCCTCAGCAGGATCAATGGGAGGAGTTGCAGCAGCAATTTTAGTACCATTAGCTTTAGGAGTAAGCCCTGTTTATGCAGTTTTATTAGGTGTAGTTTGTGGAGGAATGGGAATCATCCCTGGATTTATCGCCGGATATGTAATGTCATTTATCATTCCTAAGTTAGAGGAAAAAATACCTGATGGTTTAGATTTAATTGTAATTATTTGTTTAGCAGCACCTTTAGGAAGAGGAATAGCTCAGTTTGTTTCTCCTGGAGTTACATTTGCTTTACAAACAATTGGAGATATAATTATTGCGGCACAATCAGCTAGTCCGTATGTAATGGCATTTATCTTAGGAGGAGTTATAACAGTAGTTGCTACAGCTCCAATAAGTTCAATGGCTTTAACAGCAATGTTAGGATTAACTGGTTTACCAATGGCAATAGGAGCATTAGCAGTAATGGCTTCATCATTCATGAACTTTGTATTCTTTGATAGAATGAAGTTTGGAGATAGATCAACAACAATAGCTGTTGCTATCGAGCCATTAACTCAAGCAGATATAATTTCTGCAAACCCAATTCCAGTATTTACTACTAACTTTATTGGTGGAGGAATAGCTGGTATGATCGTTAACTACTTCGGATTAATTAATAATGCTACTGGAACAGCAACACCAATCGCTGGTTTCGCAGTAATGTTTGGATTCAATCCTGCTAAAGAGGTATTAATTACAGCTGGATTATGTGCTGTAGCTGGTATCGCAACAGGATATGTAGGGTCAATCATATTTAAAAATTATAAAATTAAAACTGTTGCTGAAATAAGAGGGTAA
- a CDS encoding Na+/H+ antiporter NhaC family protein, with product MNTKTKGSFKGLIPFLVFIGFYLGSGIILDSMGVELAFYQLPAPVAIFPGIIVAFLLFKGSIKEKFETFLEGCGHQDIITMCIIYLLAGGFAIVSKSMGGVDSTVNLGLTYVPSHYIAPGLFVIAGFISTATGTSVGSIVSLAPIAVGLAEKSGVSMPLVLAALMGGAMFGDNLSIISDTTIAATRTQGVEMKDKFRVNIKIAAPAAILTLLLLIVFGKPEIAPETGVYAFNIVKVLPYIFVLTLSLIGINVFVVLTAGIVLSGAIGLFYGDFTWLGYAKEIYNGFTGMTEIFLLSLLTGGLASLVTKAGGVDWIMSTIEKRIKGVKSAQMGMALLVTLTDMAVANNTVAIIINGPIAKKISDRYGVDPKKSASVLDIFSCIAQGAIPYGAQMLIMLSFAGGKVSPFDIIPLLWYQMILAVFTIGYIFYNPKES from the coding sequence ATGAATACAAAAACAAAAGGAAGCTTTAAGGGATTAATTCCTTTTTTAGTTTTCATTGGATTTTATTTAGGAAGTGGAATTATTTTAGATTCTATGGGCGTAGAGTTAGCTTTTTATCAATTACCAGCTCCAGTTGCTATTTTTCCTGGAATAATTGTAGCATTTTTACTGTTTAAAGGTAGTATAAAAGAGAAATTTGAAACTTTTTTAGAGGGATGTGGACACCAAGATATTATAACAATGTGCATAATATATCTTTTAGCTGGTGGGTTTGCAATTGTTTCAAAATCTATGGGTGGAGTTGATTCGACAGTAAATTTAGGATTAACTTATGTTCCATCACATTATATAGCTCCAGGATTATTTGTAATTGCAGGGTTTATTTCAACGGCTACAGGAACATCAGTAGGTTCAATTGTATCTTTAGCTCCAATAGCAGTAGGATTAGCAGAAAAAAGTGGAGTTTCAATGCCATTAGTTTTGGCTGCTTTAATGGGTGGAGCAATGTTTGGAGATAATCTTTCGATAATTTCTGATACGACAATTGCTGCAACAAGAACTCAAGGTGTTGAAATGAAAGATAAGTTTAGAGTAAATATCAAAATAGCAGCACCAGCAGCAATTTTAACACTATTACTATTAATAGTTTTTGGAAAGCCTGAAATAGCTCCTGAAACTGGAGTATATGCTTTTAATATAGTAAAAGTTTTACCATACATATTTGTTTTAACACTTTCTTTAATTGGGATAAATGTTTTTGTTGTTTTAACGGCTGGAATAGTACTATCAGGAGCTATAGGATTATTCTATGGTGATTTTACTTGGTTAGGATATGCAAAAGAGATTTATAATGGATTTACTGGAATGACAGAGATATTTTTATTATCTCTTTTAACAGGTGGATTAGCATCATTAGTAACTAAGGCTGGTGGTGTAGATTGGATAATGAGTACAATTGAAAAAAGAATAAAAGGGGTTAAAAGTGCCCAAATGGGAATGGCTTTATTAGTAACATTAACAGATATGGCTGTAGCTAACAATACTGTGGCTATTATTATAAATGGACCAATAGCTAAGAAAATATCTGATAGATATGGAGTAGATCCTAAAAAGAGTGCCTCTGTTTTAGATATATTTTCATGTATTGCCCAAGGAGCAATCCCTTATGGAGCTCAAATGCTTATAATGTTAAGCTTTGCTGGAGGAAAAGTTTCTCCATTTGATATAATACCATTATTGTGGTATCAAATGATATTAGCCGTATTTACAATAGGATATATTTTTTATAATCCAAAAGAATCATAA